A DNA window from Castanea sativa cultivar Marrone di Chiusa Pesio chromosome 7, ASM4071231v1 contains the following coding sequences:
- the LOC142642731 gene encoding uncharacterized protein LOC142642731, whose product MGSASEIVAKLNLAAHPEGGFYSETFRDNSIVLSKSQLPPQYKVERAVSSCIYFLLPSGNVSRLHRLPCAETWHFYVGEPITVVEFNDKDGQVKLTCLGPNLLDNQQPQYTVPPNVWFGSFPTKDISLSPDGTVLKAPPRDGETHFSLVGCTCAPAFQFQDFELAKRSELVSHFPNSEALISLLTFPE is encoded by the exons ATGGGTTCAGCATCAGAGATTGTAGCCAAGTTGAATCTGGCTGCCCACCCAGAAGGTGGGTTTTACTCTGAAACTTTCAGAGATAACTCTATCGTTCTCTCCAAGTCTCAGCTTCCCCCTCAGT ACAAGGTGGAACGCGCAGTGAGTTCGTGTATTTACTTTTTGCTACCGTCTGGGAATGTGTCTAGACTCCACCGTTTACCATGTGCAGAAACATGGCATTTTTATGTGGGAGAACCTATTACG GTAGTGGAATTCAATGACAAAGATGGGCAAGTGAAACTAACCTGCCTTGGACCCAATCTTCTTGACAATCAGCAACCGCAGTACACAGTGCCTCCAAATGTGTGGTTTGGTTCTTTTCCAACAAAGGACATCAGCCTTTCCCCTGATGGGACAGTGCTCAAAGCACCTCCAAGGGATGGTGAGACTCACTTCTCTCTTGTGGGCTGCACCTGTGCACCTGCCTTCCAATTTCAGGACTTTGAACTGGCAAAACGCTCAGAACTTGTTTCACACTTTCCAAATAGTGAGGCCCTAATCTCTTTGCTCACCTTCCCTGAATGA